GTCGATCGGCAGGAGCAGACAGCTCGCCCCGGCGCCATCCCGATCGGGGACGCGCAGCAGCAGCGCCTCCACATCCTCGGCGAGGGTGTCCAGGGCAGGGTGCCGATCCAGGATGGACCGCCAGTTCTCCAGCGGCAGTTCCGATTCGATGGCCCCGGCCGGACCCGGGTAGAACGCGACCATCCGTCCCACCGCCGAACTGCGGAACAGGAAAACCAGGCCGACCGGGAACTCGAGACCGTCCCATTCCGCCTGGCTCATGGTGAAATCCGGAAACGCCGTATAGCGTTGCGGCACCGCGCGGTAGCGCAGCGCGGCCCGCTGATCGGTGAACAGGAGATAGCAGCCCCGGCAGACGCACATCAATTGCCGGGCCTCGACGTCGACGACATGCTGATGCTGCTCGGCGATGGATTCCGCGCACATCTCACACCGCTCGCCGGGCGGCGCGGGCGGCGGGCGATCCGCCGCCAGGCGGCGCAGTGTGCGGGCGGTCCCGGTCATCCGCTCACCCCCACCGGCACGGCGACCGACAGTTGCCCGTCACGAACGAGCACGGGCAGCGGTTCGAGATGCCCTTCACCGTCGAGGCGCGCTCCGGCATGCACGACGTCGTAATGGGCGCGGCACGCCGGGCACCGCAGCACCGGCTCGGCTCGGCCGGCTCCCCGATGCAGGACCGCGCCGGACAGTGATCGCGCGCACGCCGGACAGTGATCGCGGTAGACGTAGATCTCGTCGCCGACCCGGCAGGCCAGCACGGCAGATCCGGCCACCTCGAATCCGCCCACCTCACCCGCGGCGAGAGCGTCCAGTTCGGGTACCGCGACCCAGCTTCCGGCCGAACGAACATGTGCGAACAGCGAATCTGGTGCGATCACCGCGCCGTGGTCATCGGTCCG
The genomic region above belongs to Nocardia spumae and contains:
- a CDS encoding DUF5947 family protein, with protein sequence MTGTARTLRRLAADRPPPAPPGERCEMCAESIAEQHQHVVDVEARQLMCVCRGCYLLFTDQRAALRYRAVPQRYTAFPDFTMSQAEWDGLEFPVGLVFLFRSSAVGRMVAFYPGPAGAIESELPLENWRSILDRHPALDTLAEDVEALLLRVPDRDGAGASCLLLPIDACYEFVGRIRLLWRGFDGGSEVRDYIEEFFAAVSARAGMASGAGG
- a CDS encoding NifU family protein, which translates into the protein MSTGGAAARDRAEQLVGEVVDLYGAGLGRIIEQLDRDTVRRLLDDDLIASLLLVHGLHPDDVDTRVATALDSVRPYLGSHGGDVRLLDVTGAVVHLELTGSCRGCPSSAVTLELAVEDAVRAAAPEIDAIEVVTARTDDHGAVIAPDSLFAHVRSAGSWVAVPELDALAAGEVGGFEVAGSAVLACRVGDEIYVYRDHCPACARSLSGAVLHRGAGRAEPVLRCPACRAHYDVVHAGARLDGEGHLEPLPVLVRDGQLSVAVPVGVSG